The Geotalea uraniireducens Rf4 genome window below encodes:
- a CDS encoding DVU_1553 family AMP-dependent CoA ligase, whose product MPLTPLEPWIKSKIGLAATEPLTRPLLEGYQLRKLRETMAHARRHSPFYRKHLQGCGEPDSLEEVALLPFTSPADVQEDDLRFLCVSRAEVARVVTLRSSGTTAPAKRLHFTAADLELTVNFFHHGMSTMVQPGQRVLILMPGELPGSVGDQLVKGLRRLEVEGIVHGLVHDAEEVLHSIETLEIDCLVGIPVQVLALARHPAATALPPNRLKSVLLSADYVPAAIVLEVSAVWGAAVYNHYGMTEMGLGGGVECSRRCGYHLREADLYVEVVDPESGRPLPDGERGEVVFTTLTRWGMPLIRYRTGDLARFLPEPCSCGTVLRRLERARGRLAGTVRLSNGGALDITDLDEALFPLPLLLDYQAVLSEDDGRDVLDVTIKTTATDNGEASHQVLRALFDVPAVRAAVADGSLTLRAAGHGAFITTGSIKRTVLDRRKEHIC is encoded by the coding sequence ATGCCGTTAACCCCGCTGGAACCATGGATAAAGAGTAAAATCGGCCTGGCAGCGACGGAGCCGTTGACCCGGCCCCTCCTGGAAGGCTACCAGCTGCGGAAGCTGCGGGAGACCATGGCGCATGCCCGACGCCACAGCCCCTTCTACCGGAAACACCTGCAAGGGTGCGGCGAGCCCGACTCTCTGGAGGAGGTGGCCCTACTTCCCTTTACCTCTCCGGCGGACGTCCAGGAGGATGACCTGCGCTTTCTCTGCGTCTCCCGGGCCGAGGTGGCCCGGGTGGTGACCCTCCGGAGCTCGGGGACCACGGCGCCTGCCAAGCGGCTCCATTTCACAGCGGCAGACCTGGAACTGACCGTGAATTTCTTTCACCACGGCATGTCTACCATGGTGCAACCGGGACAGCGGGTGCTCATCCTCATGCCCGGCGAGTTGCCCGGCAGCGTCGGCGACCAGCTGGTCAAGGGGCTCAGACGCCTGGAGGTGGAGGGGATCGTGCACGGCCTGGTGCATGATGCCGAGGAGGTACTACACTCCATCGAGACCCTGGAAATCGACTGCCTGGTAGGGATTCCGGTCCAGGTGCTGGCCCTGGCCAGGCACCCGGCGGCCACTGCGCTGCCGCCGAACCGGCTGAAAAGCGTGCTCCTGAGCGCCGACTACGTCCCGGCGGCCATTGTCCTTGAGGTGAGCGCTGTCTGGGGAGCTGCGGTGTACAACCACTACGGGATGACCGAGATGGGGCTAGGCGGCGGGGTTGAATGCAGCCGGCGTTGCGGCTATCACCTGCGGGAGGCCGACCTTTACGTCGAAGTTGTCGACCCTGAGAGCGGCCGGCCGCTCCCCGACGGCGAACGGGGAGAGGTTGTTTTCACCACGCTGACCCGCTGGGGAATGCCGCTCATCCGCTACCGAACCGGCGACCTGGCGCGCTTCCTGCCGGAGCCCTGTTCCTGCGGTACGGTGCTGCGCCGCCTGGAACGGGCCAGGGGGAGACTGGCCGGTACGGTGCGCCTGAGTAACGGTGGGGCGCTCGACATCACCGACCTGGACGAGGCGCTCTTTCCCCTGCCGCTTCTCCTCGATTACCAGGCCGTGTTGAGCGAAGACGACGGCAGGGACGTCCTGGACGTAACCATCAAGACGACAGCGACGGATAATGGGGAGGCTTCCCACCAGGTGCTCCGGGCGCTGTTTGATGTGCCGGCGGTGCGGGCGGCCGTGGCGGATGGGAGCCTCACCCTGAGAGCCGCCGGTCATGGCGCATTCATAACAACTGGAAGCATCAAGAGAACGGTCCTTGACCGGAGAAAGGAGCATATATGTTGA
- a CDS encoding XdhC family aldehyde oxidoreductase maturation factor — MLISWAADTICPVLERGEELVLATVISKSGSAPCLAGSKMIVHGDETSVGTIGGGALEAEGQKRAGDVFRSGVSQIFTFDLSGRDAASMSMICGGRVEIFLELIDADPANLQVFRGLRDALQTGEKCFIVTDLGEVGADIRRINRCLVRQDGTVTGVFNHPEPWLATLAEQAHRSTYPVLTTLERRRFLVERCYTPSTVYIFGAGHVSQHVAELAGKIAFQTFVLDDREEFANRERFATASEVRVIDSFADCFSGLEVGGDSYVVIVTRGHAHDKVVLEQALQTGAGYIGMLGSRKKSAEIRKALLAEGFGEEEVGRFRCPIGLDIGAETTAEIAVSIVAELIQARAERGE, encoded by the coding sequence ATGTTGATTTCCTGGGCAGCAGATACGATCTGTCCGGTGCTGGAGCGGGGGGAGGAGCTGGTGCTGGCGACGGTGATCAGCAAGTCCGGCTCGGCCCCTTGTCTGGCGGGCTCGAAGATGATCGTCCATGGGGACGAAACCTCCGTCGGCACCATCGGCGGCGGGGCGCTGGAGGCGGAAGGGCAGAAAAGGGCCGGTGACGTCTTCAGGAGCGGCGTTTCGCAGATATTCACCTTCGACCTTTCCGGCCGGGACGCGGCCAGCATGTCGATGATCTGCGGCGGGCGGGTGGAGATATTCCTGGAGCTGATCGACGCCGATCCGGCCAATCTGCAGGTGTTCCGGGGACTGCGCGATGCGCTGCAAACCGGGGAGAAATGTTTCATTGTCACCGACCTGGGCGAGGTCGGGGCCGATATCCGGAGGATCAACCGCTGCCTGGTCAGACAAGACGGAACGGTTACCGGGGTGTTCAATCACCCTGAGCCGTGGCTCGCTACCCTGGCGGAACAGGCGCACCGATCGACCTACCCGGTACTCACCACCCTGGAACGGCGCCGGTTCCTCGTCGAACGCTGCTATACCCCGAGCACCGTCTACATCTTCGGCGCCGGCCATGTCTCCCAGCATGTGGCGGAGCTTGCCGGCAAGATCGCTTTTCAGACCTTTGTACTGGACGACCGGGAGGAATTCGCCAACCGGGAACGTTTCGCGACCGCAAGCGAGGTGCGGGTCATCGACTCGTTCGCCGACTGTTTCAGCGGCCTGGAGGTGGGGGGAGACAGCTACGTTGTCATCGTTACCAGGGGGCACGCCCACGACAAGGTTGTCCTGGAACAGGCCCTCCAGACCGGCGCGGGCTATATCGGCATGCTCGGCAGCCGGAAGAAAAGCGCGGAAATCCGCAAGGCGCTCCTGGCCGAAGGGTTCGGCGAGGAGGAGGTCGGTCGGTTCCGCTGCCCGATCGGGCTGGATATCGGCGCCGAAACCACGGCTGAGATTGCCGTCAGCATCGTGGCGGAATTGATCCAGGCCAGAGCCGAAAGAGGAGAATAA
- a CDS encoding DVU_1551 family NTP transferase — MAGNVAAIVLAAGFSSRMGEFKPLLPLGEAMVLERVVTLFQGAGIGDVRVVVGHRAVELEPIVSRLGARVIANPHYRDGMFTSVAAGVATVGEEVDAFFVLPMDVPLVRGATIRRLLDAYRQEPCDVIYPRFLSQRGHPPLIAGRRAPEIAGWQDTGGLRAVLAQWDPGARDVDVADELILWDMDTPDDYLLLQRKADRLEIPTEEECLVLLERVLRVDDRIIRHGKAVADVAVLLGTALNRAGCGLDISLLTAAGLLHDLARREPDHARIGARLLRDMGYGAVAELVAVHMDMSVTEGEPVAAGEVIHLADKLVQGERRVSVTERFRAAVERHAHDPAILGRVATRLKTAMTIQQRLEAILGRSLTEITDTL; from the coding sequence ATGGCCGGTAACGTGGCGGCAATTGTGCTCGCAGCAGGGTTTTCCTCACGGATGGGAGAGTTCAAACCGCTCCTCCCGCTCGGCGAAGCCATGGTCCTGGAACGGGTCGTTACCCTTTTTCAAGGAGCCGGAATAGGGGATGTGCGGGTCGTTGTCGGTCACCGGGCGGTGGAACTGGAACCCATCGTGTCACGGCTCGGCGCACGCGTTATTGCCAATCCCCATTACCGGGACGGCATGTTTACCTCCGTGGCGGCAGGCGTGGCGACGGTCGGGGAGGAGGTGGACGCCTTCTTCGTGCTCCCTATGGACGTGCCGCTGGTGAGGGGGGCAACCATCCGGCGTCTCCTTGACGCGTACCGGCAGGAGCCGTGCGACGTCATCTATCCCCGATTCCTGAGTCAGCGGGGACATCCGCCGCTCATCGCCGGCAGGCGCGCCCCGGAGATTGCCGGCTGGCAGGATACGGGCGGACTCAGGGCGGTCCTGGCGCAGTGGGACCCCGGTGCCCGGGATGTGGACGTGGCGGATGAGCTCATCCTCTGGGACATGGACACGCCCGACGATTATCTGCTCCTGCAGAGAAAGGCCGATCGGCTGGAGATCCCGACCGAAGAGGAATGCCTGGTGCTCCTGGAAAGGGTGTTGCGCGTCGACGACCGGATCATCCGCCATGGCAAGGCAGTGGCGGACGTGGCCGTGCTGCTGGGGACGGCGCTGAATCGGGCAGGCTGCGGCCTGGATATTTCCCTCCTGACAGCGGCCGGCCTGCTGCACGACCTTGCCAGGAGGGAACCGGACCATGCGCGGATCGGGGCACGCCTTCTGCGAGACATGGGGTATGGTGCGGTGGCCGAACTGGTCGCCGTCCACATGGATATGTCCGTAACCGAAGGGGAACCGGTCGCTGCCGGAGAGGTGATCCATCTGGCGGACAAACTGGTCCAGGGGGAGCGGCGTGTCTCTGTGACGGAACGATTCCGCGCCGCGGTGGAACGCCATGCCCACGATCCCGCAATCCTCGGCAGGGTTGCAACCCGGCTGAAAACCGCCATGACCATCCAACAGCGCCTGGAAGCCATACTGGGGCGTTCACTGACGGAGATAACGGATACCTTATGA
- a CDS encoding histidine phosphatase family protein — MNNNRDNSRTNTIYLLRHGDLRQDGVKRYIGQADLPLNASGRAQALNWQQELAHIPLRRIFCSDLSRSYETACLIAEGRSESVQPFPKLREINLGAWDGQSVDDVRRFYPGEYEKRGADMVYYRPPAGECFADVAARVIPLFEEIVRSASGNMLIVGHSGVNKVILCHILGMPLENLFRMRQEYGCLNVIECGMGSVQLCGMNILPVKGRFRMEMEQAVVKPQCGPFQLPVSGLKNPLNLS, encoded by the coding sequence ATGAACAATAACCGGGACAACTCTCGCACTAACACCATCTATCTCCTGCGGCACGGTGATCTCCGGCAGGATGGGGTCAAGCGCTACATCGGCCAGGCGGACCTTCCGCTCAACGCATCCGGCCGGGCCCAGGCATTGAACTGGCAGCAGGAACTGGCCCATATTCCCCTGCGCCGCATCTTCTGCAGCGACCTCAGCCGCTCCTATGAAACTGCCTGCCTCATAGCGGAGGGGAGAAGCGAATCGGTCCAGCCGTTCCCCAAGTTGAGGGAAATCAACCTGGGGGCGTGGGACGGCCAGTCGGTAGATGACGTGCGCCGGTTCTATCCGGGCGAATACGAGAAACGCGGCGCCGATATGGTTTACTATCGTCCCCCTGCAGGAGAATGTTTTGCCGACGTGGCGGCTCGGGTTATACCGCTGTTCGAGGAGATAGTGCGCAGCGCATCCGGCAATATGCTGATTGTCGGTCATTCAGGTGTGAACAAGGTCATCCTCTGTCATATCCTTGGTATGCCATTGGAGAATCTCTTTCGCATGCGGCAGGAGTATGGCTGCCTGAATGTCATTGAATGCGGCATGGGTTCCGTGCAGCTGTGCGGAATGAATATCCTGCCGGTTAAAGGGCGCTTTCGGATGGAAATGGAACAAGCCGTTGTCAAACCCCAATGCGGCCCCTTTCAACTGCCGGTTTCAGGATTAAAAAACCCGCTGAATCTTTCATGA
- a CDS encoding BrnA antitoxin family protein: MKKEYDFGKGKRGAVVQPEPGKSRITIRLDNEVLDWFRAKADKQGGGNYQTMINQVLKEYIHQDKSLADILRQVIREELKPAA, from the coding sequence ATGAAGAAGGAATATGATTTCGGCAAGGGGAAGCGTGGTGCCGTGGTTCAGCCCGAACCGGGCAAGTCCCGCATAACCATCCGTCTGGACAACGAAGTTCTCGACTGGTTCAGGGCAAAGGCCGACAAGCAGGGGGGCGGCAACTACCAGACCATGATCAACCAGGTTCTGAAGGAATACATTCACCAGGACAAATCGCTGGCGGATATTTTGCGGCAGGTGATTCGCGAGGAATTGAAGCCCGCTGCCTAA
- a CDS encoding BrnT family toxin, with amino-acid sequence MKFEWDPDKAALNRKKHGVDFADAVGVFEDELAITVEDQDAEGECRFITIGMDFTLKILVVIHASRVADVIRIISARKATKKERQTYEEGI; translated from the coding sequence ATGAAATTCGAATGGGACCCGGACAAGGCAGCATTGAATCGTAAAAAGCACGGCGTGGATTTTGCCGATGCCGTTGGCGTATTCGAAGACGAACTGGCCATAACCGTCGAAGACCAAGATGCCGAAGGTGAATGTCGTTTCATCACCATCGGCATGGACTTTACGCTGAAAATACTCGTTGTCATTCATGCAAGCCGTGTCGCGGATGTCATAAGAATCATCTCGGCCCGGAAGGCCACGAAGAAAGAGAGGCAGACCTATGAAGAAGGAATATGA
- a CDS encoding PDDEXK nuclease domain-containing protein: MTTDLTLYTDLLGDIKARIRQAQVKATLSANAEMILMYLDVGRMVSEKQEMEGWGTAVIPRLAKDIRNDMPEVKGFSKRNIGRMIALYREYAQAAILPQAVAKLKSSPMDQQIIAEMIEMGKGPHPVAQLPINDLSANLQQLVAKIPWGHNILLMEKVKNLSTRLWYIQQTIEHGWSRDMLGEMIKSNAHERQGAAVTNFGQRLPSPQSDLARQLLKDPYIFDFLTLEEPFHERELETGLVRHLEKFLLELGQGFAFVGRQYHLEVSDKDFYIDLLFYHLRLRCFVVIELKKGDFKPEYAGKMNFYCSVVDDKLKHDTDQPTIGLILCQTKDRILAEYALRDINKPIGVSDYELTRALPESLKSALPTIEQIEAELQNEVENGDDEP; this comes from the coding sequence TTGACCACTGATTTGACTCTCTACACCGATCTGCTGGGCGACATCAAGGCCCGCATCCGGCAGGCACAGGTAAAAGCCACCCTCTCCGCCAATGCGGAAATGATCCTGATGTACTTGGATGTTGGCCGCATGGTATCTGAAAAGCAGGAGATGGAAGGCTGGGGAACAGCGGTCATCCCGCGTCTGGCGAAAGACATCCGCAATGATATGCCAGAAGTCAAAGGCTTCTCAAAACGCAACATCGGCCGGATGATCGCACTTTATCGGGAATATGCCCAAGCTGCAATTTTGCCACAGGCTGTGGCAAAATTAAAATCATCCCCAATGGATCAGCAGATTATTGCTGAAATGATAGAGATGGGAAAAGGGCCACATCCCGTGGCACAATTACCGATCAATGATCTCTCTGCAAATTTGCAACAGCTTGTTGCAAAAATTCCATGGGGCCATAACATCCTGCTTATGGAAAAGGTGAAGAACCTGTCAACCCGCCTTTGGTACATACAGCAGACCATCGAGCACGGCTGGAGCCGCGACATGCTCGGGGAAATGATCAAAAGCAATGCCCACGAACGTCAGGGAGCGGCGGTCACCAACTTCGGACAGCGCTTGCCCTCCCCACAATCCGACCTGGCCCGGCAGCTGCTAAAGGACCCATACATCTTCGACTTCCTTACCCTGGAAGAGCCGTTTCACGAGCGGGAGCTGGAAACCGGGCTTGTCCGCCATCTGGAAAAATTTCTGCTGGAGCTCGGCCAGGGTTTTGCCTTTGTCGGACGTCAGTATCACCTGGAGGTCAGCGACAAGGACTTTTACATCGACCTCCTGTTTTATCACCTGAGGCTGAGATGTTTTGTGGTGATTGAACTGAAGAAGGGGGATTTCAAACCGGAATATGCCGGGAAGATGAACTTCTACTGCTCCGTGGTGGACGACAAACTGAAGCACGACACCGATCAGCCCACCATCGGCTTGATTCTCTGCCAGACCAAGGACCGGATACTGGCCGAATATGCCCTGCGTGACATAAACAAACCGATCGGTGTCTCGGACTACGAACTGACCCGCGCCTTACCGGAAAGCCTGAAATCGGCGCTGCCGACCATTGAGCAGATCGAGGCGGAACTGCAAAACGAAGTGGAGAATGGTGACGATGAGCCCTGA
- a CDS encoding DUF2220 family protein, with protein MQRPETGRLLEALPYGKTMLDKIWMILSEVATVPPGEQRTLLRSMLDAIKDAEFIEFPRMTTSWDRSALPHLPKWINRPRTKVVRQYAEHVIWSPELSFLSSKKELADSPWLKIDKWLKETRNFIRDSVPVRERSLEIFGDEKMLDALIGAQAFKSSLITLDALSCYYVPEPAAWERGPLGSEKLPGVCIENSTTYDVVKRFNREAGIWGFVVYGRGNGFASVVEGILPIMEEFGHSRILYFGDADHEGLEIAARGARKFSAAGRELELEVRLYRLILECGKFAESKTGGVLSPGATDLIRKADLNELPGIFLQHLRVSQEWAGYRRLKRY; from the coding sequence ATGCAACGTCCTGAGACCGGCCGATTGCTGGAAGCCCTTCCCTACGGCAAGACAATGTTGGACAAGATATGGATGATTTTGTCGGAAGTGGCTACTGTTCCTCCAGGAGAACAGAGGACCTTGTTGCGCAGTATGCTTGATGCTATCAAAGATGCGGAGTTCATCGAGTTCCCCAGGATGACAACCAGCTGGGATCGTAGCGCGCTGCCCCACTTGCCGAAATGGATCAATCGCCCGCGGACCAAGGTTGTAAGACAATACGCCGAGCATGTCATCTGGTCTCCTGAGCTTAGCTTTCTCTCTTCGAAGAAAGAGCTTGCCGACTCTCCATGGCTGAAGATTGACAAGTGGCTCAAGGAAACCCGAAACTTTATCCGGGACTCGGTTCCTGTCAGGGAGCGATCGCTGGAGATCTTCGGCGACGAAAAGATGCTGGATGCCCTGATCGGCGCGCAGGCGTTCAAGTCCAGTCTGATTACCCTCGACGCCCTGTCTTGCTACTATGTGCCGGAGCCGGCCGCTTGGGAACGAGGCCCTCTGGGAAGTGAGAAGCTGCCCGGAGTATGTATTGAGAACTCGACAACCTATGATGTGGTGAAGAGGTTCAACCGTGAAGCCGGTATATGGGGGTTTGTCGTGTATGGCCGCGGCAATGGTTTTGCCTCGGTTGTTGAGGGGATTTTGCCGATCATGGAAGAGTTCGGGCATTCACGGATTCTGTATTTTGGCGACGCTGACCACGAAGGTTTGGAGATTGCCGCCCGGGGTGCCCGAAAGTTTTCGGCTGCCGGCAGAGAGCTGGAGTTGGAGGTTCGTCTGTACCGCCTCATCCTTGAGTGTGGGAAATTTGCCGAGTCGAAGACAGGCGGTGTGCTTTCGCCTGGAGCCACTGATTTGATACGGAAGGCTGATCTGAACGAGTTGCCAGGGATTTTTTTGCAGCATCTCCGGGTTTCCCAGGAGTGGGCCGGGTACCGGAGGCTTAAGAGATATTAA